Below is a genomic region from Virgibacillus dokdonensis.
TGACATTCTTTGGTATGGCAACAGTATTGGGATTCATTATCTTGTATTTTATTTATAAAATAACGGTACTGGGATTATTTGCATTGCCAGTCGCTTTAATTATTATTGCTTATGCAAGTATGTTTCCAACTGAGGTATCCCCTCTAGTCCCATCGTTGCAAAGTCATTGGTTATACATTCATGTTACTACAGTGTCTCTATCACAAGGAATTTTAACCATTAGCTTTGTCGCTGGATTAATCTATTTAATTCGGCAAATAGACCAATCAAAGACAACAAAACGAACGACTTGGTTGGAAATAACACTTTATTCGTTAATTCTCTTTGTTGGATTTATACTAGCAACAACTTTATTCAATGTCATGAATTATCAAGCTGTTTTTGAGTATCCTAATAATGCCGGAACTGGCACGATAGAAACAGAATATCATATGCCAGCAATTGCTGCACCAACAGACGGAACATTACTAACAGATAAAGTTATGAATCCTTGGTTTGAAATTCCGGAATGGATGCATGGCGCAGATGCTGGACGAAAATTTAATACATTATTATGGTCATTTATTTTTGGTACTGGCCTTTATATACTGTTAAGGCTCGTATTCAGAAAGAGACTGGGTGCTACGATTCAGCCATTACTTCAGAAAACGAATCCTGATTTATTAGATGAAATTACGTATCGTTCCGTAGCGATTGGTTTTCCTTTATTTACCTTGGGAGGTCTTATATTTGCTGCTATTTGGGCAGAAGAAGCCTGGGGAAGATTTTGGGGCTGGGATCCTAAAGAAGTTTGGGCACTAATTACATGGTTTTTCTATGCTGCCTTTCTACATCTACGTTTGTCAAGAGGTTGGCATGGCGAAAAATCTGCTTGGCTCGCTGCGGTCGGTTTTGCGATAATTATGTTTAATTTAATTGTTGTAAACCTTGTTTTAGCTGGTTTACATTCCTATGCTTAAGTAACTAATCGCAAGGCATCATTATGGTCATAGTGGTGCCTTTTCTTTATTTATGTTATTATTAGATGGTTTTTAGTATAGTGTTATGTAAGGAAATACTACAGTTTGTCTAGCCTTTTTATTATCCAAGTTTTCTTTATACATTTCAAACAACTTAGTTTATACTCTTATTAGCAAGATAGGATACAAGGGGGAACAAAAATGGACAAAGAGTCAAAAGTGTTAGTAGTCGATGATGAAGAAAGAATTCGAAGACTACTACGTATGTATATGGAACGAGACGGTTTTCTCGTTGAAGAAGCAGAGAATGGAGCAGATGCTTTAAAGCTTGCTCTTGATAACCATTACGATGTAATTTTACTTGATATTATGATGCCAGAGATGGATGGCGTTGAGGTTTGTCAAGAATTACGAAAAGAAAAAGATACGCCTGTTATTATGTTAACAGCAAAAGGTGAAGAAGCTAATCGTGTACAAGGTTTTGAAATTGGTGTAGATGATTACATCGTGAAGCCCTTTAGTCCTAGAGAAGTAGTGTTGCGAGTTAAAGCCTTGCTTCGCCGTGTTTCAAGTGCAACATTTCAGGAAACGGATACAACTGCGAAGAATGTTTTGGTTTTTCCTCATTTAACCATTGATCATGACGCGCACCGTGTTACTGCGGATGGAGAAGAAGTGAGCTTAACACCAAAAGAATATGAATTATTATGTTTTTTAGCAAAATCACCGGATAAA
It encodes:
- the ccsB gene encoding c-type cytochrome biogenesis protein CcsB, giving the protein MNNLIELSSTLLYTAFFLYLVATLFFSFTIGSKRKSDGKAAKIGITLAIIGFSTQLGYFITRWIGSGHAPVSNLFEYMTFFGMATVLGFIILYFIYKITVLGLFALPVALIIIAYASMFPTEVSPLVPSLQSHWLYIHVTTVSLSQGILTISFVAGLIYLIRQIDQSKTTKRTTWLEITLYSLILFVGFILATTLFNVMNYQAVFEYPNNAGTGTIETEYHMPAIAAPTDGTLLTDKVMNPWFEIPEWMHGADAGRKFNTLLWSFIFGTGLYILLRLVFRKRLGATIQPLLQKTNPDLLDEITYRSVAIGFPLFTLGGLIFAAIWAEEAWGRFWGWDPKEVWALITWFFYAAFLHLRLSRGWHGEKSAWLAAVGFAIIMFNLIVVNLVLAGLHSYA
- a CDS encoding response regulator transcription factor, which produces MDKESKVLVVDDEERIRRLLRMYMERDGFLVEEAENGADALKLALDNHYDVILLDIMMPEMDGVEVCQELRKEKDTPVIMLTAKGEEANRVQGFEIGVDDYIVKPFSPREVVLRVKALLRRVSSATFQETDTTAKNVLVFPHLTIDHDAHRVTADGEEVSLTPKEYELLCFLAKSPDKVFNREHLLKEVWQYEFFGDLRTVDTHVKRLREKLNQVSQEAAKMIVTVWGVGYKFEVDED